A window of Synechococcus sp. MEDNS5 contains these coding sequences:
- a CDS encoding RNA polymerase sigma factor, RpoD/SigA family has translation MVEKARTTGKVPIRWSGSNDLLRLYLQDIGRVDLLTSEEEVTLSRQVQQRERLLVQERDLSTRIAAIRVLLDLEELQQREANHISHWPTRQEWARAADLPLSELNRVLNEGYTLWAEESGLEAKELQRRLREGRRARDRMIQANLRLVVAVAKKYQQRGMELLDLVQEGTLGLERAVEKFDPTRGFRFSTYSYWWIRQGITRAIATQSRTIRLPVHITEKLNRIKRVQQEIASEKGRLASVSDLAKELGVSEDTVRQTLARVPRSVSLETRVGKDQDTQLGDLIEDGHATPEQTLTRDSLHDDLEHLLEELSPREAEVIRSRFGLEDDTPRTLAEIGEAMALSRERVRQIETRALLKLRQPQRRSKVRDYIQGLDS, from the coding sequence TTGGTTGAGAAGGCTCGAACGACGGGGAAGGTCCCGATCCGCTGGAGCGGCAGCAACGACTTGCTGCGCCTTTACCTCCAGGACATCGGCCGCGTTGATCTCCTGACCAGCGAAGAGGAAGTGACGCTCTCCCGCCAGGTGCAGCAGCGGGAACGTTTGCTTGTGCAAGAGCGTGATCTCAGCACCCGCATCGCAGCAATCCGGGTGTTGCTGGATCTCGAGGAACTCCAGCAGCGCGAGGCCAATCACATCAGCCACTGGCCAACCCGGCAGGAATGGGCCCGGGCCGCGGATCTGCCCCTGAGTGAGCTCAACCGAGTCCTGAACGAGGGGTACACCCTCTGGGCTGAGGAGAGTGGTCTGGAGGCGAAGGAACTGCAACGACGCCTGCGCGAGGGTCGTCGGGCCCGGGACCGGATGATCCAAGCCAATCTGCGCCTTGTGGTGGCTGTTGCCAAGAAATACCAACAGCGCGGAATGGAGCTCCTGGATCTCGTGCAGGAGGGCACCCTCGGACTGGAGAGAGCTGTGGAGAAATTTGATCCCACCCGCGGCTTTCGCTTCAGTACTTATTCCTACTGGTGGATCCGCCAGGGCATCACCCGGGCGATCGCCACCCAGAGCCGCACGATCAGGCTGCCGGTGCACATCACCGAAAAACTGAACCGGATCAAGCGCGTGCAGCAGGAGATCGCCAGTGAGAAAGGGCGACTGGCATCCGTGAGCGACCTGGCGAAAGAGCTGGGGGTCAGTGAGGACACCGTGCGCCAGACCCTGGCCAGGGTGCCCCGGTCGGTGTCACTGGAGACCCGCGTAGGAAAAGACCAGGACACCCAGCTCGGAGACTTGATCGAAGATGGTCATGCGACGCCAGAGCAGACCCTCACCCGCGACTCACTCCACGATGACCTCGAACATCTGCTGGAAGAATTGAGCCCGCGGGAAGCCGAAGTGATCCGCAGCCGCTTTGGACTGGAAGACGACACGCCGCGCACCCTTGCCGAAATCGGCGAGGCCATGGCCCTGTCCCGGGAGCGAGTGCGCCAGATCGAAACACGCGCCCTGCTTAAACTGAGGCAACCCCAGCGCCGATCCAAGGTGCGCGATTACATCCAGGGGCTGGATTCCTGA
- the gcvT gene encoding glycine cleavage system aminomethyltransferase GcvT translates to MDLHRTPLHDLCITAGSRMVPFAGWEMPVQFSGLIQEHKVVREHVGMFDISHMGVLQLEGANPKDALQKLVPSDLHRIGPGEACYTVLLNERGGIRDDLIVYDCGAVDAERGSLVLVINAACADADTAWIRERMEPIGLTVTDIKQDGVLLALQGPQAIPLLEELSGESLSGLPRFGHRTLSFQALANPVFTARTGYTGEDGAELLLSADDGQKLWQVLLDRGVSPCGLGARDTLRLEAAMHLYGQDMDADTTPFEAGLGWLVHLEMPAEFVGRQALEQAAASGPAKRLVGLKLQGRAIARHDYPVLHNGETVGVVTSGSWSPTLGEAIALAYVPTNLAKIGQELGVEIRGKAEAATVVRRPFYRHP, encoded by the coding sequence ATGGATCTGCACCGCACCCCGCTCCATGACCTCTGCATCACAGCAGGAAGCCGCATGGTGCCGTTCGCTGGCTGGGAGATGCCGGTGCAATTCAGCGGCCTGATCCAGGAGCACAAAGTCGTGCGCGAGCACGTTGGAATGTTTGACATCTCCCACATGGGAGTGCTGCAGCTGGAGGGGGCCAATCCCAAAGATGCACTGCAAAAGCTGGTGCCAAGCGATCTGCATCGCATCGGTCCCGGCGAAGCCTGTTACACGGTGCTGCTGAACGAGCGCGGCGGCATTCGGGATGACCTGATCGTTTACGACTGCGGCGCTGTTGATGCCGAACGGGGTTCCCTGGTGCTGGTGATCAACGCGGCTTGCGCCGACGCAGACACCGCCTGGATCCGTGAGCGCATGGAACCGATTGGCCTCACGGTGACCGACATCAAACAAGACGGCGTGCTGCTGGCTCTTCAGGGCCCGCAGGCCATCCCACTACTCGAGGAGCTCAGCGGAGAAAGCCTCAGCGGCCTGCCTCGCTTTGGGCACCGCACCCTCAGCTTTCAGGCACTCGCCAATCCCGTGTTCACAGCGCGCACGGGGTACACCGGTGAGGACGGTGCCGAGCTGCTGCTGAGCGCAGACGACGGACAAAAGCTCTGGCAGGTTCTGTTGGATCGCGGCGTCAGCCCCTGCGGCCTGGGGGCACGCGACACCCTGCGCCTGGAGGCCGCCATGCATCTCTACGGCCAAGACATGGACGCCGACACCACACCATTCGAGGCGGGCCTGGGCTGGTTGGTGCATCTGGAGATGCCGGCGGAGTTCGTCGGTCGCCAGGCCCTGGAGCAGGCCGCAGCGTCCGGCCCCGCCAAACGGCTGGTGGGCCTCAAGTTGCAGGGGCGCGCCATCGCCCGTCATGACTATCCAGTGCTGCACAACGGAGAGACCGTCGGCGTGGTGACCAGCGGCAGCTGGTCACCAACCCTGGGGGAAGCGATTGCCCTTGCCTACGTCCCCACAAACCTGGCCAAGATCGGGCAGGAGCTTGGCGTTGAGATCCGCGGCAAGGCAGAGGCCGCCACGGTCGTCAGGCGACCTTTTTACCGCCATCCCTGA
- the aspS gene encoding aspartate--tRNA ligase yields the protein MRSNGCGDLRKQHIDNTVQLCGWVDRRRDHGGVIFIDLRDRTGTVQITVDPDLGAEAFAVAEHLRSETVLQISGKVRARPAESLNEKLATGAVEVLASGISVLNSVKGNLPFPVSVHDEENTREELRLRHRYLDLRRKRMNDNLRLRAQTIQAARRFLEDEGFIEVETPVLTRSTPEGARDYVLPSRVCGGEWFALPQSPQLFKQLLMVGGIERYYQVARCFRDEDLRADRQPEFTQLDIEMSFMDQEEILQLNESLICSIWKAVKGIDLPRPFPRMTWHDAMERYGTDRPDTRYGMELTNVSDIVKDMGFKVFSGAVKSGGAVKCIAVPCGNDALSNVRIKPGGDVFSEAQKAGAGGLAFIRVRDSGEIDTIGAIKDNLSDGQKQELLSRTGAEPGTLLLFGAGDTATVNKALDRVRQYLAKELGMVKPERENDQWNFLWVVDFPMFEFNSDENRYEALHHPFCAPNREDLGSNEAEWETTLPTARAQAYDLVLNGLELGGGSLRIHDSGLQRQVLQTVGLPLEEAQEQFGFLMDALDVGAPPHGGLAFGIDRMVMLLAGEESIRDTIAFPKTQQARCLMTNAPGGVADMQLEELHVASTWVDPAEGDSD from the coding sequence ATGCGCAGCAACGGTTGCGGCGACCTGCGCAAACAGCACATCGACAACACCGTGCAGCTCTGCGGCTGGGTAGACCGGCGCCGTGACCATGGCGGGGTGATCTTCATCGACCTGCGCGATCGCACCGGCACCGTGCAGATCACGGTGGATCCCGATCTGGGAGCTGAGGCTTTCGCCGTCGCCGAACACTTGCGCAGCGAAACCGTGCTGCAGATCAGCGGCAAGGTGCGGGCTCGCCCCGCTGAATCACTCAACGAGAAATTGGCCACCGGCGCAGTGGAGGTGCTGGCCAGCGGCATCAGCGTGCTCAACAGCGTGAAGGGCAACTTGCCCTTCCCCGTGTCGGTGCACGACGAGGAGAACACCCGCGAAGAGCTGCGGCTGCGCCACCGCTATCTGGATCTGCGCCGCAAGCGCATGAACGACAACCTGCGCCTGCGGGCCCAGACGATTCAGGCCGCCCGTCGCTTCCTCGAAGACGAAGGCTTCATCGAAGTAGAAACCCCGGTTCTCACCCGCTCCACGCCCGAAGGCGCCCGCGACTACGTACTGCCCAGCCGCGTCTGCGGTGGTGAATGGTTTGCCCTGCCCCAGTCGCCGCAACTGTTCAAGCAACTGCTGATGGTGGGCGGCATTGAGCGCTATTACCAGGTGGCCCGCTGTTTCCGCGACGAAGACCTGCGCGCCGATCGCCAGCCGGAATTCACCCAGCTGGACATCGAGATGAGCTTCATGGATCAAGAGGAGATCCTGCAGCTGAACGAATCCCTGATCTGCTCAATCTGGAAAGCGGTGAAAGGCATCGACCTGCCCAGGCCCTTCCCGCGCATGACCTGGCATGACGCCATGGAGCGCTATGGCACCGACAGACCGGACACCCGCTACGGCATGGAGCTCACCAACGTGTCCGACATCGTCAAAGACATGGGCTTCAAGGTGTTCAGCGGTGCCGTGAAGTCGGGCGGCGCGGTGAAATGCATCGCTGTTCCCTGTGGCAACGACGCGCTTTCCAATGTGCGAATTAAGCCCGGCGGCGATGTGTTCAGCGAAGCCCAGAAAGCCGGTGCCGGCGGCCTGGCTTTCATCCGCGTGCGCGATAGCGGTGAGATCGACACCATCGGCGCGATCAAGGACAACCTCAGCGATGGGCAGAAGCAGGAGCTGCTCAGCCGCACGGGCGCGGAACCCGGCACCCTGCTGCTGTTCGGCGCCGGCGACACCGCCACAGTGAACAAAGCCCTCGACCGAGTGCGCCAGTACCTAGCCAAGGAGCTGGGCATGGTGAAACCCGAGCGGGAGAACGACCAGTGGAACTTCCTCTGGGTGGTGGACTTCCCGATGTTCGAGTTCAACAGCGACGAGAACCGCTACGAAGCGCTGCACCATCCCTTCTGTGCGCCGAACCGAGAGGATCTCGGCAGCAACGAGGCGGAATGGGAGACAACCCTGCCCACCGCACGGGCCCAGGCCTATGACTTGGTGCTCAATGGTCTGGAACTCGGCGGCGGATCCCTACGCATTCACGACTCCGGACTGCAGCGCCAGGTGTTGCAGACCGTTGGCCTGCCCTTGGAGGAGGCTCAGGAGCAGTTCGGCTTCCTGATGGATGCTCTCGATGTGGGCGCGCCACCCCACGGCGGCCTGGCCTTCGGCATCGACCGCATGGTGATGCTGCTGGCTGGGGAAGAATCAATCCGCGACACCATCGCCTTCCCCAAGACCCAGCAAGCCCGCTGCCTGATGACCAATGCCCCTGGAGGGGTGGCCGACATGCAGCTGGAGGAGCTGCATGTGGCCAGCACGTGGGTGGATCCAGCCGAAGGAGACTCTGACTAG
- a CDS encoding cyclic nucleotide-binding domain-containing protein: MPTAVQLIAEHRNHDQLILPTGSLLFSRGTPARSIYAIERGLVELSSGGRDRLRYGDGEVFFYEDLIAETQRHSRTATAITPLHAFSLDRNSFMELIHQHPTLVLTLLGRQHARLREQRMDAAHFY, translated from the coding sequence ATGCCGACTGCTGTGCAGCTGATAGCCGAGCATCGCAATCACGATCAATTGATTCTGCCCACTGGAAGTTTGCTGTTCAGTCGTGGGACCCCTGCCAGGTCGATCTACGCGATTGAACGCGGTCTTGTTGAGTTATCGAGTGGGGGGCGGGATCGCTTGCGCTACGGAGATGGTGAGGTGTTTTTCTATGAAGATCTCATCGCTGAGACGCAGAGACACAGCCGAACAGCCACAGCCATCACGCCGCTTCATGCCTTCTCATTGGATCGCAACAGCTTTATGGAGCTGATCCATCAACACCCGACCCTGGTGCTCACCCTGTTGGGTCGGCAGCACGCCAGGCTGAGGGAACAGCGCATGGACGCGGCTCACTTTTATTGA
- the arfB gene encoding alternative ribosome rescue aminoacyl-tRNA hydrolase ArfB: MVQELRINERLVIPAAELQWRFSRASGPGGQGVNTTDSRVELLFDVEGSRVLGPFRKARLREQLASRLQDGCLRVVVAEERSQWQNRQRAMARLADWLREGLKPPPPQRRATRPGRAAVKRRLDAKGRRSELKRRRQGRSTLDD, translated from the coding sequence TTGGTTCAGGAGCTGCGGATCAATGAGCGCCTGGTGATTCCTGCTGCCGAACTGCAGTGGCGCTTCTCCCGCGCATCCGGTCCTGGAGGGCAGGGAGTGAACACCACCGACTCCAGGGTTGAGTTGCTGTTTGATGTGGAAGGCTCCCGGGTGCTGGGTCCTTTTCGTAAAGCGCGGCTGAGGGAGCAGCTGGCGTCCCGTTTGCAGGATGGTTGCCTCAGGGTTGTGGTTGCTGAGGAGCGATCGCAGTGGCAAAACCGTCAGCGGGCGATGGCGCGTCTGGCGGATTGGTTGCGCGAGGGCCTGAAGCCTCCCCCGCCCCAACGCCGTGCCACCCGCCCTGGGCGTGCAGCCGTGAAACGCCGGCTCGATGCCAAGGGCCGGCGCAGCGAGCTCAAGCGCCGCCGACAAGGACGTTCAACCTTGGATGACTGA
- a CDS encoding S8 family serine peptidase: MKSLFDLFDTLTGQRKPKSHHVIDNAQFLNKSVENQLSQADIGNNKELHYAFLEESDNDSSLENRIGSALKAANIDAKPIKLFEAINGFTISISPAEAERLEAIPSIRSIEADRPLPLTPPVEVIPETNNSAAESSFFSESGSSPGWREIDRAVSLDQYYVKTNRNVSIEEELRTSSFSAAALPIYNNGSASTGEILPYGVKAVWGGSDISTQGNAGSGTYAFVIDSGVLDTTGDLVVNKTWSKSWISGETAFSDGNGHGTHVAGTIAALANGVGVVGVAPGAEVISLKVFDSTGGGASYSTIIDAVNYATQVINNNGLDKSKVVINMSLGGGYSAGMDAAVKNAANQGIKFSIAAGNSGSDADGYSPASAGDHANIYTVSAVDNQYQMASFSNWDDQSGGDDVDVAAPGVSVLSYYKGGQLANLSGTSMAAPHVAGLLLMGGVKEGDMVTANWAGEADPFALATLDEDKQPNPEPPPPKDDDSPYSFLYLGNSSNKSGDILLSTGSGSLQQSTLESQLGLITASLDGTLNGTKTAINATEGSAFQVSGAASVGDMISFSYTFISEDYLPYADFSFTAVNNSVKLLSALGVDTPNKGKTSGNFEYTFSKDDFKGKGSGDFSFSLGVVDAIDAGVNSNLSVFNFSIEKPKEVDERYSEITARYHYGNGDFYTISGMVNSSNGGGRFMPGDIITANTDDSDSYNQLLNETGKQGYYEIVTATNSNGTKNEGLTIESYYDHESQYTLIPYKTTLGTAGLGSESGLLSKKGILELDQISNILEADVFLTNPNGNNYLTGNSTNNILIGYSGNDVLNAHEGNDILDGGSGNDVINGGSGRDTAQFSSRSNRINLNTTRWQNTRDGRDRLISIENVNAGSGNDRITGSRSSNTLNGQNGNDRLYGAAGNDVLTGARGNDRLYGGSGNDVLIGGSGKDRVWGKGGRDTFRVQRGSGYTIVEDFTNNQDRIQLGSGASGLQLKTRGEDMYLYQRGDLMAIVENAAGDLQKSGNFLV; this comes from the coding sequence GTGAAATCTCTATTCGATCTCTTCGACACTCTGACCGGGCAACGCAAGCCGAAAAGTCATCATGTCATTGATAATGCACAATTTTTAAATAAATCGGTTGAGAACCAATTAAGCCAGGCAGATATAGGCAACAACAAAGAACTCCATTACGCATTTCTAGAAGAAAGCGATAACGATTCCTCACTAGAAAATCGCATTGGTTCAGCCTTAAAAGCAGCCAATATCGACGCGAAACCCATCAAATTATTTGAAGCCATCAATGGCTTCACGATTTCAATCTCACCTGCAGAAGCTGAACGCCTAGAAGCAATCCCAAGCATTCGCAGCATCGAAGCAGACCGCCCACTTCCCCTCACCCCACCGGTAGAGGTCATCCCCGAAACAAACAATTCGGCAGCAGAAAGCTCATTCTTCAGCGAAAGCGGATCGTCACCAGGGTGGAGAGAAATTGATCGGGCAGTCTCACTCGATCAGTATTACGTCAAAACAAACAGAAATGTCTCTATAGAAGAAGAACTTCGTACGAGCTCATTCAGCGCAGCGGCTCTCCCGATCTACAACAACGGATCAGCAAGTACAGGAGAAATCCTGCCCTACGGAGTAAAGGCGGTATGGGGAGGCAGCGACATCAGCACGCAAGGCAATGCCGGAAGCGGAACGTACGCCTTTGTGATTGATTCGGGTGTCCTCGACACCACAGGCGACTTAGTCGTCAACAAAACATGGTCAAAAAGTTGGATCAGCGGTGAAACTGCCTTCTCCGACGGAAATGGCCATGGAACCCATGTGGCCGGAACAATTGCTGCACTAGCGAACGGTGTAGGGGTTGTCGGCGTCGCACCCGGAGCCGAGGTGATCTCCCTGAAAGTGTTTGACAGCACAGGTGGAGGAGCGAGCTATAGCACAATCATTGATGCGGTGAACTACGCCACCCAAGTGATTAACAACAACGGACTAGATAAATCCAAAGTTGTGATCAACATGAGCCTTGGAGGTGGTTACAGCGCGGGCATGGATGCGGCCGTAAAAAATGCTGCCAACCAGGGAATCAAGTTTTCAATCGCTGCTGGCAATAGTGGCTCAGATGCAGACGGCTATTCACCAGCGAGTGCTGGCGATCATGCCAACATTTACACCGTATCGGCCGTTGACAATCAATATCAAATGGCATCCTTTTCGAACTGGGATGACCAAAGCGGAGGAGATGATGTTGATGTTGCAGCGCCTGGCGTCAGCGTTCTTTCCTATTACAAAGGCGGGCAACTCGCCAACTTAAGCGGCACATCCATGGCTGCGCCGCATGTTGCCGGATTGCTCTTGATGGGGGGAGTCAAAGAAGGCGACATGGTGACAGCCAATTGGGCAGGAGAAGCCGACCCTTTTGCGTTAGCGACTCTTGATGAGGATAAACAGCCAAACCCTGAACCGCCCCCCCCAAAAGATGACGACTCTCCATATTCATTCCTTTATTTAGGGAATAGCTCGAATAAATCTGGAGATATCCTTCTTTCTACCGGAAGCGGCTCTCTCCAGCAAAGCACTTTGGAGAGCCAATTAGGCTTGATCACAGCATCACTCGATGGAACTCTCAACGGAACAAAAACAGCTATTAATGCAACTGAAGGTTCTGCCTTTCAAGTTTCAGGAGCAGCAAGCGTTGGAGACATGATTAGCTTTTCATATACTTTTATCAGCGAAGATTATCTTCCATATGCGGACTTCAGCTTCACAGCAGTGAATAATTCCGTAAAACTACTCAGCGCCCTAGGAGTAGATACACCCAATAAAGGAAAAACATCTGGTAATTTTGAATACACTTTTTCGAAGGATGACTTTAAAGGCAAAGGCTCTGGGGACTTCTCTTTTTCCCTGGGTGTTGTAGATGCAATTGATGCAGGCGTCAATTCTAATCTATCTGTATTTAATTTTTCCATCGAGAAGCCCAAGGAGGTCGATGAACGCTATTCCGAGATCACAGCTCGCTATCACTACGGAAATGGAGACTTTTATACAATCAGCGGAATGGTTAACAGCAGCAATGGAGGAGGAAGATTCATGCCTGGAGATATTATCACTGCAAACACAGACGATTCAGACTCCTACAATCAATTATTGAATGAAACCGGGAAGCAGGGCTACTACGAGATTGTCACGGCCACAAACTCAAATGGAACAAAAAACGAAGGCTTAACCATTGAAAGCTATTACGACCATGAATCTCAATACACACTTATTCCATACAAAACCACACTTGGCACAGCTGGCCTTGGCTCCGAATCTGGCTTACTTAGCAAAAAAGGAATTCTTGAGTTAGATCAGATCAGCAACATACTGGAAGCAGATGTTTTCCTAACAAATCCGAATGGCAACAATTATCTTACTGGCAATAGTACAAACAACATACTAATTGGCTACTCGGGAAATGATGTGCTTAATGCACACGAAGGAAACGATATCCTCGATGGAGGTAGCGGTAATGACGTCATCAACGGAGGCTCGGGCCGAGACACCGCACAGTTCTCTTCACGCTCCAATCGCATCAATCTCAATACCACTCGTTGGCAAAACACCCGCGACGGACGTGATCGACTCATCTCCATTGAAAATGTCAATGCAGGCTCTGGCAATGACCGCATTACAGGCAGCCGTTCCTCCAACACCCTGAATGGGCAAAACGGCAATGACCGTCTCTACGGCGCTGCAGGCAATGACGTCCTAACAGGCGCCAGGGGCAATGACCGTCTCTATGGCGGCTCCGGCAACGATGTTTTGATCGGTGGGTCAGGTAAAGACCGCGTCTGGGGTAAAGGCGGGCGCGACACCTTCCGCGTTCAGCGCGGAAGCGGTTACACCATCGTCGAAGACTTCACGAATAATCAAGACCGAATCCAACTCGGTTCAGGAGCATCAGGCCTACAGCTCAAGACAAGAGGAGAGGACATGTATCTGTACCAACGAGGTGATCTCATGGCCATCGTGGAAAATGCAGCTGGTGACCTACAAAAAAGCGGCAACTTTCTTGTCTAA
- a CDS encoding Dps family protein — protein MASTPTINIGISEAQRNEIAEGLSRLLADTYVLYGKTHGFHWNVTGPMFNTLHLMFMGQYTELWNALDVIAERIRALGVVAPHGGSTLAGLASIKEADQQPAALDMVRELVAGHEAVARTARSVFPLAEAASDEPTADLLTQRLQIHEKTAWMLRSLLEG, from the coding sequence ATGGCCAGCACGCCCACCATCAACATCGGTATCTCAGAAGCCCAACGGAATGAGATCGCGGAAGGCCTCAGCCGTTTGCTTGCGGACACCTATGTGCTGTACGGCAAAACCCACGGTTTCCACTGGAACGTGACCGGCCCCATGTTCAACACCCTGCACCTGATGTTCATGGGGCAGTACACCGAACTCTGGAATGCTCTCGATGTGATCGCCGAGCGCATCCGGGCCCTGGGCGTGGTCGCACCCCACGGTGGTTCCACCCTGGCCGGCCTGGCATCGATCAAGGAAGCCGATCAGCAACCCGCAGCGCTCGACATGGTGCGCGAGTTGGTGGCCGGCCATGAAGCGGTGGCACGCACAGCCCGCAGCGTGTTCCCACTGGCCGAGGCTGCCAGTGATGAACCCACGGCTGACCTGCTCACCCAGCGTCTGCAGATTCACGAGAAGACCGCCTGGATGTTGCGCAGCCTCCTGGAGGGATGA
- the speB gene encoding agmatinase, producing MTTNRLQAFDAEEMFDQDGAIFMGARRDSSGCQVGVFGVPYDGTTSFRPGTRFGPAAIREVSSGLETYCPQLDRDLDTLAYADLGALNIAFGAPEPVVEAVKRATAHILALGLKPLMLGGEHSISSGAVAAVAKDHPDLVLVQLDAHADLRQTWLGASHSHACAMRRCLDVLPSGDLLQIAIRSGTAEEFSELHRSGRLIPLHQMSQKLSDLRGRPIYLTVDLDWFDPAVMPGTGTPEPGGFTWADFAALINELQYHHLVGADVVELAPQLDPSGISSVLAAKVTRSLLLLMAQ from the coding sequence ATGACGACAAACCGATTGCAGGCCTTCGACGCTGAGGAGATGTTTGACCAAGACGGAGCAATCTTCATGGGCGCTCGCCGCGATTCATCCGGCTGTCAGGTCGGTGTATTTGGCGTGCCCTATGACGGCACCACATCATTTCGCCCTGGAACCCGGTTCGGCCCTGCCGCGATCCGCGAGGTCAGTTCCGGCCTGGAGACGTACTGCCCGCAGCTCGATCGAGACCTCGACACCCTGGCCTACGCCGATCTCGGCGCGCTCAACATCGCCTTCGGAGCACCCGAGCCTGTGGTGGAGGCCGTTAAACGGGCAACGGCTCACATTCTTGCCCTGGGCCTCAAACCGCTGATGCTCGGTGGGGAGCATTCCATCAGTTCCGGAGCCGTCGCGGCTGTGGCCAAAGACCATCCTGATTTGGTACTGGTGCAACTCGATGCCCATGCAGACCTGAGGCAGACCTGGCTCGGCGCAAGTCACAGCCATGCCTGCGCCATGCGCCGCTGCTTGGACGTGCTGCCGAGCGGCGATCTGCTGCAGATCGCCATCCGCAGCGGAACGGCCGAGGAATTCTCAGAACTGCATCGCAGTGGCCGCTTGATTCCACTGCATCAGATGAGCCAAAAGCTCAGCGATCTGCGCGGGCGGCCGATCTACCTCACCGTGGATCTCGACTGGTTCGACCCTGCGGTGATGCCAGGCACCGGAACACCGGAACCAGGGGGTTTCACTTGGGCTGATTTCGCTGCTCTGATCAATGAGCTGCAATATCACCACCTGGTGGGCGCGGATGTTGTTGAACTCGCCCCTCAACTCGATCCCAGCGGCATCAGCAGTGTGCTGGCGGCCAAGGTCACTCGAAGCCTGCTGCTGCTGATGGCTCAATAA
- the speE gene encoding polyamine aminopropyltransferase — translation MSEAPSTASDWIDEHHNGVRYGLQGDVIVDEQSAIQRITVIHSNRYGNGLLLDGCWMTAEHQERHYHEPLVHPALCAARSIDRILVIGGGDGGTARECLRHREVKHVDLVEIDGRVVELSQKHLAAVGGGCWSDPRFQLTVGDGIAWVGQASDASYDVVLVDGSDPAGPAEGLFNRSFFQHCRRILKPGGVFATQSESPEAFRAVHIDTVRMLREVFGYADPLYGWVPMYPSGWWSWTFAASDGPRYLSPDPARAAAIGDGCDIWSPRWQTGAFKAIPASIERELSA, via the coding sequence ATGAGCGAAGCCCCCTCAACAGCAAGCGACTGGATCGACGAACACCACAACGGGGTGCGCTACGGACTCCAAGGCGACGTGATTGTGGACGAACAGAGCGCGATCCAGCGCATCACGGTGATCCACAGCAATCGCTACGGAAACGGGCTCCTGCTCGATGGCTGCTGGATGACAGCCGAACATCAAGAGCGCCACTATCACGAGCCCCTGGTCCATCCTGCCCTCTGTGCGGCCCGCTCGATTGATCGGATCCTGGTGATTGGCGGCGGCGACGGCGGAACGGCCCGGGAATGCCTTCGTCATCGCGAGGTGAAGCACGTCGATCTCGTTGAAATTGATGGTCGGGTCGTGGAGCTCAGCCAGAAACACCTGGCGGCCGTCGGCGGGGGATGCTGGAGCGACCCGCGCTTTCAGCTCACCGTGGGAGACGGAATCGCCTGGGTGGGTCAGGCTTCCGACGCCAGCTACGACGTGGTGCTGGTGGATGGTTCAGATCCTGCGGGGCCGGCCGAGGGACTGTTCAATCGCAGCTTCTTCCAGCACTGCCGCCGCATTCTCAAACCCGGTGGAGTGTTCGCAACCCAAAGCGAATCACCGGAAGCGTTCCGCGCGGTTCACATCGACACCGTGCGCATGCTGCGTGAGGTCTTCGGTTATGCGGACCCTCTCTATGGCTGGGTCCCCATGTACCCCAGCGGCTGGTGGAGCTGGACCTTCGCGGCCAGCGACGGGCCCCGCTACCTCAGCCCTGATCCCGCGCGCGCCGCAGCGATCGGCGATGGCTGTGACATCTGGAGTCCACGTTGGCAAACGGGAGCGTTTAAGGCCATCCCCGCCAGCATTGAAAGGGAGCTCAGCGCATGA